Proteins from a genomic interval of Paenibacillus sp. FSL R5-0623:
- a CDS encoding methylated-DNA--[protein]-cysteine S-methyltransferase gives MRKKLMYTTMQLDGRPWVLLATEQGLCRVVMPNETLEDWNGWIQKVAPGVELEENEHALKQTGMMDWLQSYFAGETMAYTDTIPLDLIGTNFQQEVWRELGRVPYGEIRTYGDIAAAIGRPSAVRAVGAANGANPIPVLLPCHRIIGANRKLTGFRGGLEMKRRLLDIEQIEGVTDGGHARFHF, from the coding sequence ATGAGAAAAAAGTTGATGTACACCACGATGCAGTTGGACGGTCGTCCATGGGTACTGCTCGCTACGGAACAGGGTTTGTGCCGAGTGGTCATGCCCAACGAAACATTGGAGGATTGGAACGGCTGGATACAGAAAGTTGCACCTGGCGTGGAACTGGAAGAGAACGAGCATGCTCTGAAACAAACAGGTATGATGGACTGGTTGCAGTCGTATTTTGCAGGGGAAACGATGGCTTATACAGATACCATCCCACTGGACTTGATCGGAACGAACTTCCAACAGGAGGTATGGAGAGAGCTAGGGCGTGTGCCTTACGGTGAAATTCGGACCTATGGTGATATAGCTGCTGCGATTGGAAGACCATCGGCTGTGCGAGCGGTTGGTGCTGCAAATGGGGCCAATCCAATTCCGGTTTTGTTACCCTGCCACCGCATTATAGGGGCTAATCGTAAGCTGACCGGGTTCCGTGGAGGCCTGGAGATGAAGCGCAGACTGCTGGATATCGAACAGATTGAAGGCGTGACCGATGGAGGGCATGCGCGGTTCCATTTTTAA